In the genome of Vicia villosa cultivar HV-30 ecotype Madison, WI linkage group LG7, Vvil1.0, whole genome shotgun sequence, one region contains:
- the LOC131616888 gene encoding acid phosphatase 1-like, which produces MTIPLLKLFLLFSLFSISLSLSHEPQNLHVFPRPLIIEYSELDEDVNLRCTSWRFAGEANNLSPWKTVPKECAEQVKEYMTGKGYVYDLEIASKEAAEFAKSVQLQDDGLDAWVFDIDETLLSNLPYYAAHGYGLEVFDHAKFDDWVEKGIAPALEPSLKLYEDVLNMGYKVILLTGRSEQHRDVTVDNLINAGFRDWHQLILRSSDDKGKLAVVYKSDKRSEMEKDGYRILGNSGDQWSDLLGSSVSVRSFKLPNPMYYIA; this is translated from the exons ATGACGATTCCTCTCTTGAAACTCTTCCTTCTATTTTCCCTCTTCTCAATTTCCCTCTCCCTCTCCCACGAACCTCAAAACCTCCACGTCTTTCCGAGACCGTTGATTATAGAATACTCAGAACTCGACGAAGACGTCAATTTAAGATGCACCAGTTGGAGATTCGCCGGTGAAGCCAACAATCTGAGTCCGTGGAAAACGGTACCCAAAGAATGTGCGGAACAGGTGAAGGAGTATATGACGGGAAAAGGATATGTTTACGACCTAGAAATTGCTTCTAAGGAAGCTGCTGAATTTGCCAAGAGTGTTCAACTTCAAGATGATGGGTTGGATGCGTGGGTTTTTGATATTGATGAAACATTGCTCTCTAATTTGCCTTATTATGCTGCACATGGTTACGG GTTGGAGGTTTTTGACCATGCAAAGTTTGATGATTGGGTGGAGAAGGGGATAGCACCAGCCTTAGAACCCAGTTTAAAACTCTATGAAGATGTTTTGAATATGGGGTATAAGGTCATTCTCCTTACAGGGCGGAGTGAACAACATAGGGATGTTACTGTCGATAATTTGATAAATGCTGGGTTTCGGGATTGGCATCAGCTCATATTAAG ATCCTCAGATGATAAAGGGAAGCTAGCTGTAGTTTACAAATCGGATAAGAGGAGTGAGATGGAGAAAGATGGATACAGGATTCTTGGAAATTCTGGTGATCAGTGGAGTGATTTATTAGGTTCTTCAGTATCTGTTAGGTCCTTCAAGCTTCCAAATCCTATGTATTACATTGCATAG